In Pseudomonas poae, a single genomic region encodes these proteins:
- a CDS encoding DUF1652 domain-containing protein: MNKVGKMNKVTFPNACQLMRWHFHPMGFEGSMDAPGSMVARLFDRASGETLIAIAGIPCATVMNAADVERIIEAVEDELEAFVPPVSLRA, encoded by the coding sequence ATGAACAAGGTGGGCAAGATGAATAAAGTGACGTTCCCGAATGCGTGCCAACTGATGCGCTGGCACTTTCATCCGATGGGCTTCGAGGGCAGCATGGACGCACCCGGCAGCATGGTCGCCCGCCTGTTCGACCGCGCCAGCGGCGAAACGCTGATCGCCATTGCCGGCATCCCTTGCGCCACGGTGATGAATGCGGCAGATGTGGAGCGGATTATCGAGGCGGTGGAGGATGAACTGGAGGCGTTTGTGCCACCCGTGTCATTGCGGGCCTGA
- a CDS encoding pirin family protein → MLELRPFNSLGGAHHGWLDAHHHFSFAEYHDPKRMHWGNLRVWNDDIIAPGTGFPQHPHRDMEIITYVREGAISHADNLGNKGRTEAGDVQVMSAGTGIAHSEYNLEATPTKIFQIWIIPNEGGLPPSWGAKPFPKDGREGFVTLASGKAGDSESLRIRADARLVAATLKAGESAEYRLDSGRRAYLVPATGVIEINGLRAQARDGVAVEDEQVLRVTAIEDSEIVLVDLA, encoded by the coding sequence ATGCTTGAACTTCGACCTTTCAACTCCCTGGGCGGCGCCCATCACGGCTGGCTTGACGCTCATCACCATTTTTCGTTTGCCGAATACCATGATCCCAAGCGCATGCATTGGGGCAACCTGCGGGTGTGGAACGATGACATCATCGCGCCGGGCACCGGCTTCCCCCAGCACCCGCATCGAGACATGGAAATCATCACCTACGTGCGCGAAGGCGCCATCAGCCATGCCGATAACCTGGGCAACAAAGGCCGCACCGAAGCTGGCGATGTGCAGGTGATGAGTGCGGGCACCGGGATCGCCCATAGCGAATACAACCTGGAAGCCACGCCGACCAAGATCTTCCAGATCTGGATCATCCCCAACGAAGGCGGCCTGCCGCCGTCGTGGGGCGCCAAGCCGTTTCCGAAAGACGGTCGCGAAGGTTTTGTGACCCTGGCCAGTGGCAAGGCCGGTGACAGCGAGAGCCTGCGCATTCGTGCCGATGCACGGTTGGTGGCGGCGACGCTCAAAGCCGGGGAAAGTGCGGAGTATCGATTGGACAGCGGACGCCGTGCGTATCTAGTGCCGGCAACGGGTGTGATTGAGATCAATGGCTTGCGGGCGCAAGCTCGGGATGGTGTAGCGGTTGAAGATGAGCAAGTGTTACGGGTGACGGCGATTGAGGACAGCGAGATCGTCTTGGTGGACCTGGCCTGA
- a CDS encoding FAD-dependent oxidoreductase, protein MPAWRTISLWMDQLDDPLVARPSLEHDLDVNVVIIGAGYTGLWTAYYLKRQAPELNIAIIEAQTAGFGASGRNGGWLMGNLLGEDRLLAGLDPEQRRASFDLLHGIPDEVAQVLTREGIDCDYRKGGALYCAARYPEQEGSLRSYLDKLYAQGLTEADYRWLTPEQLAKQIRIAKPYGGIYAPHVATINPAKLVRGLARVVEGMGVRIYENTPATHWQSGRVRTAKASVRAAWVVPAVEGYANTLPPLGRYQLPVQSLIVATEPLPASTWDQIGLSHGQAFGESSRQVTYGQRTTDNRLVFGARGGYQFAGKLRHNFDLTDSEVELRRYLFGELFPQLRNVKITHSWGGNLGMSRQFRPHMLCDHKTGIALSGGYGGEGVGATNLGGRTLADLILGRDTALTQQPWVIHERGLDALKPWEPEPCRWLGYNAIIRSFVHEDQVLANPNTAPWRRKLATGVAGFMEGFMQ, encoded by the coding sequence ATGCCAGCATGGCGCACTATCAGTTTATGGATGGACCAGTTGGACGACCCGCTCGTGGCGCGGCCATCGCTGGAGCACGACCTGGACGTCAACGTGGTCATTATCGGCGCCGGCTACACCGGGCTGTGGACTGCGTACTACCTGAAGCGCCAAGCCCCTGAGCTGAACATCGCGATCATCGAAGCGCAAACCGCCGGCTTCGGTGCGTCGGGGCGCAACGGTGGCTGGCTGATGGGCAACCTGCTGGGAGAGGATCGCCTGTTGGCAGGCCTTGACCCCGAGCAACGCCGCGCCTCGTTTGACCTGTTGCACGGTATTCCCGATGAAGTGGCGCAAGTGCTCACCCGTGAGGGCATCGACTGCGACTACCGCAAGGGCGGCGCGCTGTACTGTGCCGCGCGTTACCCGGAGCAGGAAGGCAGCCTGCGCAGCTACCTGGACAAGCTCTACGCGCAAGGCCTTACCGAAGCCGATTACCGTTGGCTGACCCCGGAGCAACTGGCCAAACAAATCCGCATCGCCAAGCCCTATGGCGGTATCTATGCGCCCCATGTCGCCACGATCAACCCGGCCAAGCTGGTACGCGGCCTGGCGCGGGTGGTGGAGGGCATGGGGGTCAGGATCTACGAAAACACCCCGGCCACTCATTGGCAGTCTGGCCGTGTGCGCACCGCAAAGGCCAGCGTGCGCGCCGCCTGGGTGGTGCCAGCCGTCGAGGGGTACGCCAACACCTTGCCGCCACTGGGCCGTTACCAATTGCCGGTGCAAAGTCTGATCGTGGCCACCGAGCCATTGCCCGCCAGTACGTGGGACCAAATCGGCCTCAGCCACGGCCAGGCATTTGGTGAGAGCAGCCGTCAGGTGACGTACGGCCAGCGCACCACGGACAACCGCTTGGTGTTCGGCGCCCGTGGCGGCTATCAATTCGCCGGCAAGCTGCGTCACAACTTTGATTTGACTGACAGTGAAGTGGAGCTGCGTCGCTACCTGTTCGGCGAACTCTTCCCACAGCTCAGAAACGTGAAGATTACCCATTCCTGGGGCGGCAACCTCGGTATGTCGCGCCAGTTTAGGCCGCACATGCTGTGCGACCACAAGACCGGCATTGCGTTGTCGGGTGGTTATGGCGGGGAGGGCGTGGGCGCCACCAACCTGGGTGGTCGCACCCTGGCTGACTTGATCCTGGGGCGCGACACCGCGCTGACCCAGCAACCCTGGGTTATCCATGAGCGCGGCCTGGACGCACTTAAGCCCTGGGAGCCCGAGCCGTGCCGCTGGTTGGGCTACAACGCGATCATTCGCAGTTTCGTCCACGAAGACCAGGTGTTGGCCAATCCCAACACCGCCCCTTGGCGCCGCAAGTTGGCGACAGGCGTGGCCGGGTTCATGGAAGGGTTCATGCAGTAA